TCAAATATAAGGCATTAGATGGATACCATCCTATTTTGTTGATAAAAAAACTTATGCTTTACTAGGCATCTATTCTTTGAATTAAGATGGAAGCATTAACATTAACTTGTGTACCACCTGCAAAGGTTTGAAGAATAACAGGAACTTCACTGGTGTGGTTGCGTACTGTTAATACATCACCAGCAGAGGCGTTAATAATCGCCCAACCTGGGTTAGGTGAGGTACCCGCCTCAGCACCGTAGGTGGCGCCAGGTACAGGAGCGCCGTTTAAAAATAATGTAAACTGACTTGGTTCCAGAGCTGAAGCATAGAACCATACGGAATAATCACCAGCGCTGCCAAGAATGATTGCAGCTGTTCCTGCTGCATGTGTGATATTTCCGGAAATAACACCGTTATTACTGAATATAACATCTGTTTCCAACGGTATAGTTTGAGCACCTACATTGTAGATATAAGCATATTCAGATAATCCTTGAGGTCCAGTGGGTCCAACCGGTCCAGGCACGCCTTGAGGCCCAATGGGTCCAGTAGGCCCAGGCACGCCTTGAGGTCCGATGGGTCCAGTAAGTCCGGGTATGCCTTGGGGTCCGATAGGTCCGGTAGATCCTTGAGGTCCAATAGGCCCTTGGGGCCCAGCAGGCCCAGTAGGTCCTGGAGGACATGGTTGTGGCTTACATCCCGGATAATAGCAAGGTATAACTCCTAATTTATGGGAGTAATAGTGACACGTTTGATCACTCATAAATTTATTCTACCTCCTTAATGAAATACCTTTTATTTTAAAGAAAACAAACTTAACAAAGCACCATTTATAAAAACAACACCTTTTTTATCATTTGCTCCAACAGTATCTATGATTTTTTGCAAATAACGCTTAATAAGCTTCAAAAGAATAACTATCAGCGTTATATAAAGCAAACTTTTATGGCCTTTCAGTAGTAAATTATGCAGAAGTCATATAAAAGGTTACTAAAAATTTATCAGCAGGAGGGATATTAAAAAACAAGATAGGGTAAAGGGGGAAAATTTATGTTATAATTATAGATAGTTAATTCATTTATAAATATTTTGCACTAGGAGGAGTTAATAAATGAACTACAAAATGCTACATACTTGCATCAGAGTGATGGATTTAGAGAAGTCTTTAAAGTTTTACCAAGAAGCGCTGGGATTAGTAGAAACAAGACGTAAAGATTTTCCTGAACACGCCTTTACTTTAGTATATTTAAGTGACGCTTCAGGTCAATATGAATTGGAGTTAACCTATAACTATAATCCAGATAAGCCCTATGAGATAGGAAATGGATTTAGTCATATAGCAGTTGCAGTAAAAGATTTGGAAGGATCGAGAAAGAAGCACGAAGAAATGGGTTACAAGGTTACAAAACTAATGGGACTTCCAGGTAGCCCACCTAGATTTTACTTTGTCACAGACCCAGATGGATATGATGTTGAAGTAATAAGAGCAGATTAAAGGAACTGAACTTAAAGAGATTGGTTAACTAGATGAATTCTTAATAAGGCGCTATGTTTCTTTAATAACATAAAAAAAGGTCATGATGAGCAGGTGGTAGCCTGCTAGTTGTGACCTTTTTTTGCAAAAAAATTATTGATTTTAGTAAATACTCTTGATATCAAAGTTAAACTTTATCATAAGGGCTTCGATTTTAGCTTGTGATTCTAGAAGTTGTTTTTTGATTAATTCAGCTTTTTCCTCAGTTAAACGAAACTTAGGAACAGTAACACTGAGGGCCCCGCTAATAAGCCCATTTTTTCTAAGAGGCACAGCAAAACATTGGATATATTCTGTAATTTCCTCAGACTCGTAAGCTATTTGTGTTTGTCGCACTTCAAGAAGTTGTTCATATAAAACTTCAATATCTGTTATCGTACTTGGTGTAAACTTTTTTAAGCCTTCTGGAAATAGGTTATGCAGTGCTTCTTTATCATGATCGCAAAGAAGTGCTTTGCCAAGACTTGTACAATAAGCAGGGAGGCGTTTACCTACATGTGAAATCATCCGTATAGGTTCGGGAGAATCTATCTTCTCGATATAAAGAACATCTCCCTTATCCAAAATACCAAGTTGGCAGGTCTCAGAGCATGTATCTACAATATGCTGCATTTCTTTTCGAATAAAACTAAGCATACTATGACTATTTAGATAAGAAGAACCAAGATCTAGGGCCTTGATACCTAAAAAATATCTAGAGGTATTTTCATTGATTTCTATATAACCTCTGCTTTGAAGTGTATGAATAATAGGGAAGATGCTACTTTTAGGTGCATCAATAGCTGCAGCCACCTCTGTAAGTGTATAGCCCTTCTGTGAAGAAGCGAGTACTTCTAATATATCTAAAACTCTTGATGTAGAGCGATGGTTATCTGAAGACATAGTTACACTTCCTTTCAATTTTTCAAAATAAATGTCAGTCTATTATAACAATTTTTTTGTTTTTAATGCATGCAGGGTTGTAGGTTGATATACAAGTTACATTATACCATAAAATGATTCAATAGAAATCTTTTGCGTAGATAAAATTATCCTTTACTTACAATAGCCGGCCTATAATTATTTAATCCTACGTTATATGCCAGGGGGATATTATAGGGGATAAAAACAAATTTGCCAGGGTATAAAGATTTACCCTGGCTACATTATAAATATAAGGAGGTAGAAATAGTTAAAAAAAGAAATTTTTTAAAGCAAAATCTCAATCGTACTTTGTGCTTTTAGGTTTTCTATAAATTCACCAAAACTTGTTTGAAATTTTTGATACTTAAGCTCTTCCTCTAATTCAAACTGCATTTCTTCGAAGGCAGGTAGATCCTCCATAGATTCACTATATTCTTCATACATAGCAATTATTTCTTCCTCTGATACAGTAGGTTCACCGATTTCATTTTGTATATACTGTGCCAGCATGATTTCGTTAGCGATACTTTCTATTAAGGCATCTAAAGTTAGATGATTTGCTTCTAATGCCATATCAAACTCCTCATCAGTTCCAAATTGAGCTTTAATCTGTTCTAGTTCATGGTCTATTTCATCTTGAGAAGCTGCATAGTTCTTTTCGAGTGCACTTTGTAAAAGTAGTTCTTGTTGAATTAAATTATTTAAAGCTTCTTCCTTCATTAGCTCTAGCATTTCCTTATTTTCCTCGCTATCAAAATCCAGACCAAACTGTTGGTAAGATAATTTCATATTTTCCAGTACGTTTTCAAAATCTGATCTTTGAATTTCCTTGCCATTTACGAGGGCTACTATAGCGCTAACCTCTTCATCTACTGAATCGGATGCACCATCCTCTGTAGCAGTACACGCTGCAAATGAAAACAACAGCATTCCCGACAATATAATTAGAAATAATTTTCGTAGCAAATAAAAAACTCCCTTCATATATAGTATTTTTAAACTATCCATAATTGCTATCTTAACATAAAAACCATTTAATTTCAAATATACAGACATATGCACTAAGGTAGGACTCATGACTGAGTATAACAGCCAATTATAAACTGTAGCTAAATAAAGTATTAAATATTTATTAAATATCATGTTAAATTATGATAACGATCATTGGCTTTAGATTTCCTTATGGAGAAAATATCTACTTCGATAACTTTCCTTTAGATGCAGGTGTGAAAACTTTTTATGGGGCAGTGGCCGTTTTAACCTTATTTAAAAGTTCCCTACGTTTTTGATACTTGCTTTGTATATAGTACTTTTCTATATCTTCAACCAAAGATAAGTCTTGGTTTTGTTGTTTAAGCTCCGCTGAAAGCTGTTCAAGTAGAAGCTTTACTTCCTGATCTCCCTTTTTTTCTAATTCATTAAGGGCGTATAAGTATTTGTTTCCTAGTGCATAAATAGAGATGGTGTCTTTGTTTTCCTCATATTCCTTTTTTCCTTCTTCTACTAAACCCCATAATAGTACTTCATAATTTGACTGTAGTTCCACGAAGGCTTTCTCGTATTTTTGTATAATGGCTGGATCATAGATAAGTCCGGCTTCTGGTGCAAAGGGATACCTTAACTGCGCCACTTCTTCATGGAAAGGGGAAACGGGATCTATATTCTTCAAGCTCTGAAAACCCCGAACAAAAAATGCAGTAAGAATAAGCAGAATAGATAATGTAGAAATAGCGATAATGAAGGTAATTTTTTTCAATAAATAATTCATAAAAACAGCACCTTTGTTTTAAATATGCAGCTACCATAGCGGTGAAAAAAGTGATATAATAGCTATATTAAACTTCAAGTATAAAGGTATATAGTTATTATACTTATAAATTATTAGGATTAGTAGTAGTGTCGGGAAAAATAGAAAATATATACGTTTTATGCTATAGAGATAATAAAAACACAGAAGAAGGGGAGATGAGCAAATGAAAAAAAAGCTATTTATTGGTTTAGCGGTTATATTGGCCATCGGTGGGGTGGCAGGGCTTTGGGGGTATAAGTACTTTCTTGGGACAGATGAAAAACTAAGGAGTCAATTACAGGAAGAATTAAGTGAAAACTTTTTTTATTTTGGAGAGGCAGATTTAGAGGGCAATGTTGCAGAGGGTGAAGGTATAGCAGAGGTACATAATGAAGAAGATCAACAAGAAGCCGAATCTGCTCCAGAAACCTCTCTAAGCCCACAAGATCAGGAAACTAAAAACACCGAAATAACCAAAGAGGTGATAGCAGATAACTATAGACCTAGATTAGAAAGGTTAGAAGCTACAGCATTAGAAAGAATAGATGTTTTATTCCAAAGAGCTCATGAAGAATACAATCAACAGAAGGCAGAAGGCAAAGTAAACAAAACACAGCTGGCCAGAAAATACCTACAGGCCGCCGCCATGCTGGAAGAATCAGTAGAAGGAAGATTTAATGAACTATTAAAAGAAATGGAGACGGAGCTTCTTCAAAATCAGTTACCTACTGATCTAGTGAAAGAGGCAAGAGATCAGTATGATCAAGCAATAAAACAAAAGAAAACATCGATGTTTAGCAAATTGGAGGGCTTAATATAGCCTTCTTTTATTTTAAGCAATTTACTTGTAATCAAAAATGCATTTTTCCATAAATAATGATATATGGCATATTAATAATTTATATAAAAAATTTAACAAAAAAGAAGGATTATGGGAGGATGTAGAGAATTTATAAGTTTAAGTGTAAAACTATGTAAAAATTAGGATCAGACAATATAAGGTAAGGCAAAGGGGTGATGGGAATTAATACATAAGATGCACTATGCTACAAGCAGTTTTAAAAGAATTTTATAAAAGGAGGATGACAAATTAATATGAGAAAGTCAATTGCAATGTTATTAATTGTAACCATGATGGTTACTATGTTAAGCAGCTTTGCTTTTGCTGCACCTGCAGCAACGGCAGATTGGTTTGATCAGGTAGTACAGAATGATCTAGTACAGAACCTGATGGGTTTATCCAATTGGAATAAGCTACAGGTAGCAACAGCTATGAAGGCCCTTGATGATGCAGATGTTTTTGTAAGTACAACCATGGAGGCTATAAGCGCTTCAAATTACTTAACCACTAGATTAAGTAGAAATGGTGTCAACTTAGCAACAGCAGAAGCGATTTCAAGAGAAGTTAGAAAATCTAGACGAAATATTGGCTCAAATATAGATGACCTTATTCTTGACTTATTGAATGGTGGGCTTAATTCAGGGACAACAATAGGGAATACCACTGTAGGAAAAGAGATTGAAGACCTTCGCACTAGATTATTGGCAGATTCTGCTGTAAAGGAAATGAATCAAAATGTAAACAGCAAGTTGAATGCCAACTATGAAGATAATCCAATGGAGGCAAAGGTAAACTTTGTTTTAGATGCCATGGATATAGTCATTCAACATGTTAACATCACCAGCCAAGTAGTAGATGGCAAAAAAGTTTATACAGCTGCTGTAAGCAATGGCGCTGGATTTGCAAGTGCCATGAATCAAGCAGCAGAGAAGTACTTTAATGTTGCTTCAGTGCCAGCAGAAGAATATAAACTGGTTATAAATGCTTTTGTTAAAGAGATAGATACCTATCTAAATGAAACAGATGTATTTACTCAAGCTCAAAAGGACGCAATCGTGACAATGTTTAAAGTCCTAAAAGGCGAAGATGTAAGTTTAAGTGATCAAAACCTTATCACTGAATTTACTTTAGTCACCACAGATGGTGCAAAGTATCCAGGAGTAATTGATCAAGATGCCAAGACGATTGTTGTCAGAGGCGTTCCAGCAGACAAAGACATCTCCAGCTTAAAGCCTGAAGTAAAAGTGTCAGAATATGCAACCATCAAACCAACTACAGCACAAGACTTTAGAAATGATGTGGCGTATACTGTAACTGCTGAAAATAGTGATGAGAGAACTTATGTAGTAACAGTAAGAAAACTAGCTAAAGTTTCTGCAACATTTGTAGCAGATGCTGATGGAAGCATGAAGATTGAACCACCTGTGGGTTACAATCCAGCAAGAGATGAACTGCAAATTGAGTTAGTGGATATCAGTTCTGATACCTTCAATGGCAAACTAGAAATTCTAGTGCCACCAGGACTTACAGGAACATTAAACATAAGAATAAAGCCAGCAGCAAAGGATGCTATAAAAACAAATAAACCAGTTAATGCTATTGAAATCACTGGCTTATCTGGACTTAAAAAGGTAAAAATTAAAATTACTGTTCCTAAAGGCGTAAACAAAGCAGCAGGTTTCCACGAAAACAAAAATAACGGACGTTATGAGTTTAGAGAGGCAACCGTAGAAAATGGCGTGGCTACCTTTGAAACAGATTTAAGTATGGTGTTAGTGGCAGAGGAAGTAGCAGTACCTTCTGTTAGTACTACTAAGACACATAATAGTGTAACATTAAGCTGGTCTCAACCAGCGGGCACTACTTATGAAGTGTTCCAAGGAGATACAAAATTAACAGCTGCACCAATTAACGCAAGTTCATACACCGTTTCAGGATTAAGTGCCAATACTACTTATGACTTTAAAGTAAGAGCGATAGATGCTGATAACTTTGAATCTGATTATGCAGAAGTTAGTGTAACAACCAACGCAAGCTCTGGCAGCAGTGGCGGCAGCAACAGTGGCGGCAGCAGTGGCGGTGGTACGTCAACATCAACAACCACAACCATTAAAGCTACTGCTGGTGGAACAGTTACAAGAGATGGATTAAGCATTAAGTTCCCAGCAAACGCATTGAGCACTGATTTCACAGTGAAGGCAGAACAACTTGGCAGAGTAGCTGCTTCTAGATTGGCCTTACCAGAAAGAACCAAGTTAGTAAGTGGCGTATTTGAAATCACCAAGGATGTAAAAGGTGACTTTGATAAAGCAGTAAGTCTTACTCTAGAATACGATAATGATGAAGTAGATTTAGACAAAGAAGAAGTAAGCCTATACTGGTTAGATGAAGAAGACAATGTATGGGTAGAGCTAGATAATATAAAAGTGAATGAAGATAAAGCTACCGTTACAGGTGAAGTAGATCACTTCACAAAGTTTGCAGTTTTAGCAACAGAGAAACCAGAAGCACCACAGCCAAAGCCTGTAGCTGCATTTAAAGATGTTGCAGGACACTGGGCAGAAAGCTACATAACAGCATTAGTAGAAGCTGGTGCAATCAGTGGTTACCCAGACGGTACTTTCAAACCAAATAACAACATTACAAGAGCAGAATTTGCTACTGTATTAGTAAAAGCCCTTGACTTAGAGATGGCACCAGGAAAAGTATTCCAGGATACAGCAAATCATTGGGCGAAGGATTACATTGCTACAGCGCAAGCTAATGGAATCCTTAGTGGTTACGATGATACTACTTTTGGAGCAAATGATCTAATAACAAGAGAACAAATGGCTGTAATGATTACCAAGGCATTCAATTTAGTAGCTACAGAAGATGTAAAAGTGTTTAATGACGCTGACAACGCTTCAGTATGGGCTGCAAATGCTATAGAAGTAGTGTCCTCCAATGGTATTGTTTCAGGTTACCCTGACAACACCTTTGGACCAAAGAATAATGCAACAAGAGCAGAAGCTGTAACAGTGATTGTTAAGGCACTTGCTCAATAAGAAAATGATAAATACTCCTCTGATTGAAGTGCATCAGAGGAGTATTCATTATCTAGAATTTAATGGAAAATCAAGGAGGCACAAAAAAAGATGAAACTTAAAAAATTACTATCTTTAACACTAGCATTCTTGTTGACGTTAGGGGCATTTCAATTAAACAGTGTAAATGCAGCTGATTTTGTAGATAGCTACAACAAGCTTAAAAATGATTATGCAGATTTTGTGAATGCTGTAGGGGTTACTGACAATCAAATGATAGCCTTTCTTACAGAGCTAGAGCAAACAGTAAAGCAAGGTGGAGACTTGACTCAATCAAATTTTAATAGTAGAATGTTCAGTGCTTTACCTGGAGTTTTAAATAATCATCCAGCGGTTTTTGAAGGTGTGATCAATCAATTGACGGCAGAAGAAATAGCTGCCCTTGCAAGGGGTCAGGTTCCTAGCAGTCTTGCACCCTTAAGCAATGCTGTAAAAGAAAGTTTGTTAGGTACTGACACCCAGACAGGCGGAAGCAGCGGCGGCGGTGGAGGCGGCGGTGCCCAAACGCCTAAAGCAGAAGAAAAAATAGAAGAGGAAGTTGAAGAAGAAGTAGAAGAAGTAGAAGAAGTAGAGGAACAACCAGCACCACAAGAAGAAGCTCCTCAAACAGAAACCTTTCAAGATGTTGTAGGTCATTGGGGTGAAAAGTATATCACACCTTTAGTAGCTACAGGGGCCATCAAAGGATATCCTGACGGTTCTTTTAGACCAAATGCAAACATCACTAGAGCGGAGTTTGCTACTGTGCTTGTGAAGGCTTTTGATCTAGAAATGAAGGGTGATAAAGTATTTGATGATACACAAAACCATTGGGCGAAGGATTTTGTTGCAGCGGCACAAGCCCATGGAATTATTAGCGGTTATGATGACACTACCTTTGGAGCCAATGATTTAATTACAAGAGAACAAATGGCTGTAATGATTGTGAAAACCGCGAAGCTAGAGGCAGTAGCAGGAAATAGCACTTTTATAGATAGCAGCAATATTTCTGAATGGGCTGTAGCAGCAGTAGAAGCAGCAGCGGCCAATAGCATTATTTCTGGATATCAAGATCAAACCTTTAAACCTAAGGCAAATGCTACAAGAGCAGAAGCGGTTACTGTGATTGTAAAGGCTTTAGAAAAATAGTAAAATTGTATAGGAGAAAGGGTCAAGGGGAGAGGACTTCACCTTGATCCTTTTTTGTATATAATTTTAGATTATAATATTTCCATAAATAGAAATAATAGTGATAGATAAAATAATCTATAAAAAATTCCTTAAAAATTGACCTAAAGAAGAAAAAACATCATAATATAGATAGGTAAAAGTAAATTGCCCTAAGGAAACCATATGGATAAAGGAGAATCTATGCATAGTATTCATGAAGAAAAAGGAAAAGAGAAATAAGTTCAAATGATAGGCTTTTACTAGTCAAATACTAAAAAAACCAGTATAATAGAAATGAAACTTACAAAATTAGGAAGTAAAAATATTTTATTCATAAAATAAGCTAGGGGGAGGATAAAATGGACCTGCAAACCATAAAAAACTACGAGACGTGGTTATTTGATCCATATTTTGATGATAAAACAAGAGAAGAATTGAAAGAAATCATGGGAAAGGAAAAGGAAATAGAAGATCGTTTTTATAGAGATCTAGAGTTTGGCACAGGGGGGCTAAGAGGTGTTATTGGTGCTGGTACCAATAGAATTAATAAATACACCATTAGAAAGGCGACACAAGGATTAGCTAATTACATAAAGGCCCAAGGAGAAGAGGCGATAGACCGTGGGGTAGTGATCGCCTATGACTCAAGACATATGTCCAAAGAATTTACGGAGGAGGCCGCTTTGGTCTTAGCTGCAAATGACATAAAAGCCTATGTTTTTGAAGATCTAAGACCAACACCAGAGCTTTCCTTTGCTGTAAGGTACCTGAAGGCTATTGCGGGTATTGTTATTACGGCTAGCCATAATCCTCCGGAATACAATGGCTACAAGGTATACTGGGAGGATGGGGCGCAGGTGGCCACCAGACTGGCAGAGGAAATTACAAAAGAAATTCAACAAATCCACGATTTATATAAAGTCATTCCAATGAATAAAGAGGAAGCCCAAAGAGCCAAACTGTTTCAGTACATAGGGGAAGAGGTAGATGATGCCTATATAAAGTCTGTAAAAAATCAATCTTTAAGGGGGGAAATGATTCGTAAAGTAGCCAAGGATTTTAAAATCGTTTTTACACCATTGCATGGCACAGGAAATCTTCCTATAAGGAGGGTGCTGAAGGAAATTGGGTTTGAAAAGGTATTGGTGGTGCCAGACCAAGCGTTGCCAGATCCTAACTTTTCTACAGTAGCTTATCCTAATCCAGAGGAAGAGGCAGCTTTTCAACTAGCTATTGGCTTGGCGAAACAAGAAGATGCTCACTTGATTATCGGGACGGATCCTGATTGCGATAGGGTTGGGGCAGTGGTGAAAAACAAAGAAGGAAAATACAGCATCCTTACCGGCAATCAAGTAGGTGCATTGCTGGTAGAGTATATCCTCTCCACGTTGAAGGAAAAGCAAGGAATACCTGCTAATGCTGTGATTGTAAAAACCATTGTCACCAGTGAAATGGGGGCAGTCATAGCAAAACAACATGGAGTAGATGTCGTCAACACTTTGACAGGTTTTAAATACATTGGTGAAAAAATTAAGGAATTCGAAGAAACTGGAGAAAAAACCTTTTTGTTTGGTTATGAAGAAAGTTACGGTTATCTAGCAGGTACCTACGCTAGGGATAAGGATGCAGTGGTGGCTTCTATGCTGATCTCTGAAATGGCTGCCTTTTATTATGCTAAAGGGATGACCCTATATGAAGGGCTGATGGCGCTTTATAAAAAGTATGGCTATTATTTGGAGGA
The sequence above is drawn from the Clostridium formicaceticum genome and encodes:
- a CDS encoding collagen-like protein, with protein sequence MSDQTCHYYSHKLGVIPCYYPGCKPQPCPPGPTGPAGPQGPIGPQGSTGPIGPQGIPGLTGPIGPQGVPGPTGPIGPQGVPGPVGPTGPQGLSEYAYIYNVGAQTIPLETDVIFSNNGVISGNITHAAGTAAIILGSAGDYSVWFYASALEPSQFTLFLNGAPVPGATYGAEAGTSPNPGWAIINASAGDVLTVRNHTSEVPVILQTFAGGTQVNVNASILIQRIDA
- a CDS encoding VOC family protein, with protein sequence MNYKMLHTCIRVMDLEKSLKFYQEALGLVETRRKDFPEHAFTLVYLSDASGQYELELTYNYNPDKPYEIGNGFSHIAVAVKDLEGSRKKHEEMGYKVTKLMGLPGSPPRFYFVTDPDGYDVEVIRAD
- a CDS encoding IclR family transcriptional regulator translates to MSSDNHRSTSRVLDILEVLASSQKGYTLTEVAAAIDAPKSSIFPIIHTLQSRGYIEINENTSRYFLGIKALDLGSSYLNSHSMLSFIRKEMQHIVDTCSETCQLGILDKGDVLYIEKIDSPEPIRMISHVGKRLPAYCTSLGKALLCDHDKEALHNLFPEGLKKFTPSTITDIEVLYEQLLEVRQTQIAYESEEITEYIQCFAVPLRKNGLISGALSVTVPKFRLTEEKAELIKKQLLESQAKIEALMIKFNFDIKSIY
- a CDS encoding SurA N-terminal domain-containing protein, whose amino-acid sequence is MSVYLKLNGFYVKIAIMDSLKILYMKGVFYLLRKLFLIILSGMLLFSFAACTATEDGASDSVDEEVSAIVALVNGKEIQRSDFENVLENMKLSYQQFGLDFDSEENKEMLELMKEEALNNLIQQELLLQSALEKNYAASQDEIDHELEQIKAQFGTDEEFDMALEANHLTLDALIESIANEIMLAQYIQNEIGEPTVSEEEIIAMYEEYSESMEDLPAFEEMQFELEEELKYQKFQTSFGEFIENLKAQSTIEILL
- a CDS encoding S-layer homology domain-containing protein; translation: MRKSIAMLLIVTMMVTMLSSFAFAAPAATADWFDQVVQNDLVQNLMGLSNWNKLQVATAMKALDDADVFVSTTMEAISASNYLTTRLSRNGVNLATAEAISREVRKSRRNIGSNIDDLILDLLNGGLNSGTTIGNTTVGKEIEDLRTRLLADSAVKEMNQNVNSKLNANYEDNPMEAKVNFVLDAMDIVIQHVNITSQVVDGKKVYTAAVSNGAGFASAMNQAAEKYFNVASVPAEEYKLVINAFVKEIDTYLNETDVFTQAQKDAIVTMFKVLKGEDVSLSDQNLITEFTLVTTDGAKYPGVIDQDAKTIVVRGVPADKDISSLKPEVKVSEYATIKPTTAQDFRNDVAYTVTAENSDERTYVVTVRKLAKVSATFVADADGSMKIEPPVGYNPARDELQIELVDISSDTFNGKLEILVPPGLTGTLNIRIKPAAKDAIKTNKPVNAIEITGLSGLKKVKIKITVPKGVNKAAGFHENKNNGRYEFREATVENGVATFETDLSMVLVAEEVAVPSVSTTKTHNSVTLSWSQPAGTTYEVFQGDTKLTAAPINASSYTVSGLSANTTYDFKVRAIDADNFESDYAEVSVTTNASSGSSGGSNSGGSSGGGTSTSTTTTIKATAGGTVTRDGLSIKFPANALSTDFTVKAEQLGRVAASRLALPERTKLVSGVFEITKDVKGDFDKAVSLTLEYDNDEVDLDKEEVSLYWLDEEDNVWVELDNIKVNEDKATVTGEVDHFTKFAVLATEKPEAPQPKPVAAFKDVAGHWAESYITALVEAGAISGYPDGTFKPNNNITRAEFATVLVKALDLEMAPGKVFQDTANHWAKDYIATAQANGILSGYDDTTFGANDLITREQMAVMITKAFNLVATEDVKVFNDADNASVWAANAIEVVSSNGIVSGYPDNTFGPKNNATRAEAVTVIVKALAQ
- a CDS encoding S-layer homology domain-containing protein, with the translated sequence MKLKKLLSLTLAFLLTLGAFQLNSVNAADFVDSYNKLKNDYADFVNAVGVTDNQMIAFLTELEQTVKQGGDLTQSNFNSRMFSALPGVLNNHPAVFEGVINQLTAEEIAALARGQVPSSLAPLSNAVKESLLGTDTQTGGSSGGGGGGGAQTPKAEEKIEEEVEEEVEEVEEVEEQPAPQEEAPQTETFQDVVGHWGEKYITPLVATGAIKGYPDGSFRPNANITRAEFATVLVKAFDLEMKGDKVFDDTQNHWAKDFVAAAQAHGIISGYDDTTFGANDLITREQMAVMIVKTAKLEAVAGNSTFIDSSNISEWAVAAVEAAAANSIISGYQDQTFKPKANATRAEAVTVIVKALEK
- a CDS encoding phospho-sugar mutase — protein: MDLQTIKNYETWLFDPYFDDKTREELKEIMGKEKEIEDRFYRDLEFGTGGLRGVIGAGTNRINKYTIRKATQGLANYIKAQGEEAIDRGVVIAYDSRHMSKEFTEEAALVLAANDIKAYVFEDLRPTPELSFAVRYLKAIAGIVITASHNPPEYNGYKVYWEDGAQVATRLAEEITKEIQQIHDLYKVIPMNKEEAQRAKLFQYIGEEVDDAYIKSVKNQSLRGEMIRKVAKDFKIVFTPLHGTGNLPIRRVLKEIGFEKVLVVPDQALPDPNFSTVAYPNPEEEAAFQLAIGLAKQEDAHLIIGTDPDCDRVGAVVKNKEGKYSILTGNQVGALLVEYILSTLKEKQGIPANAVIVKTIVTSEMGAVIAKQHGVDVVNTLTGFKYIGEKIKEFEETGEKTFLFGYEESYGYLAGTYARDKDAVVASMLISEMAAFYYAKGMTLYEGLMALYKKYGYYLEDLKSITLKGKEGMEKIQNTLEIFRSNPPIEIGGYKVALVEDYLNQNKLPKSNVLKFILEDNAWVCLRPSGTEPKLKIYCGVAEDSLENCRKKVNALMNYIAEKI